The nucleotide window CCTCTTCGATATCTTGCGCGTTATTGAAAGAGTTCAAAAGAATTGATATAACCTATAACATGATCATATCCCATATTTTTTCCTCACTCATACGATATTAATTGATTGATCAGCAATCAGCAATATGATAGgttattcattttttaattattccagTTCAAACATATTCAAATGGTTAATTAGAAAATCAAGTGTATTTTATATCAGAGGCAAccaaaatcaatttttataaGTCTTTTCTATTTAATCTACTAACATGGGTATTACGTACGTTGATCCCACAGTCCGCAATAGCATCTCCAGCTACAGAGACTCTAACCCTACCTTAACTTCTGACATGCTTTTTTGGTTTTCAACTTCTTAAGACCTAATCTGCTTGATATCACGGATTGATGGTCTTCTTCAACAATCTCTCTGCATGATTGCGatctcttctcttcctcctctaTGCTGTTTATACTTGACAAAGTATTTTCTTCTATTTCCTAACTATTGAAGTATAAAATCTATGGGCTTTGCCCGTAGCAAACACTATCTGGCCTGGGCTGTATCATCTTTGTATCTTTTTATTCAAATAGCAAACTTATCCTCAAAAACAAATATACCACCATAATTACAAATTACAATATCGGCCTAATCACTTTCAATATGTTAGATGAAGCCCAGTATATTCAACAAGcccattatatttttaatctcgACTTCAATTTTATTAACTCAGATCCACCTACTCCTACCGATCATTATCCCTTGAAACTCCTGAACAAGATGGCATCAGATCTTACCGCTTTTCTGTCAGTAGAAGAAGCTCACCTCCAAATCCTCAGTGTTTATGTATGTTTAACGCAGCCAAAACACGTAACACGTTTTGTGTAATATTAATGCCCAGTGTCTTTTTGTTCATTGTATTGCCATTGGTTGTAACATTAATGCACAACTTCAACTTCAACTTCAATAAACGTTTGTGAGAAAAGGTAAATGTTATTGCCAGTGATCTAGACTCGTTACCAGTTTTTAGGTCGGAAGGAAGCATCAGTCCCATTTTGTTTATGGTTAACCACGTTTTTTAGTTGATTAGTGCGTAATAATGACCTGAAATTATAGCCTATTTCTCCACTACAGTTAGAAGCAACGTAGCATTCTGATGAAGACTTTGATCTGTTTAAACCACCTAACCCATCGTTGCACCaaactttctttatttttcattcATACTTCAAGACATCTCAATGCTCCTAAACTCTTTATATACACACATTACTTCACCAATTGTGACTTGGAGCTTCCATCTCAAACACAATGGATTCAAGTTTAATGAGTTGGTCACTTCTATTAGCTTTTGCTCTTATCTCTCCCTTTAGTGTTAATGCACAAGGACCTGCCGCTTCACCAGCAACCCCCACCATCAGTACTCCTCCTCCAACAACCACTGTTCCTCCTCCAACGACCACTGCTCTGCCACCAACAACCACTGTTCCGCCTCCAACAGCAACTGTTCCACCTCCCACTACCACTGCTTCGCCTCCAACAACAGTTGTCCCGCCCGTTTCAGCTACTCCGCCACCAGCAACACCGACTACACCTCCACCAGCAGTTACTCCAACTTCATCACCACCAGCTCCAAAGGCTGCACCAGTAATCAGTCCAGCAACACCACCTCCACAACCACCACAAAGCCCGCCAGTTTCAGCTCCAACCGTCTCACCACCGCCTGCACCTGCCTCTCCCCCACCGGCGTCACCACCTGCACCAACTTCTCCACCACCAGCACCAGCCTCACCCCCTCCAGCGCTTACGCCAATAACTCTACCACCAGCACCAGCTCCTGCTAAGCACAAGAAAAAGCACAAACACAAGAGGCATCACCATGCCCCAGCTCCAGCACCAACTCCTCCAAGCCCTCCATCTCCTCCAGTTCTAACAGATTCCCAGGACACTGCTCCAGCACCATCACCTTTCCAGAACGCGGTAACACTCAAACTAGAATCTTGAAAAGAAACACACTCTCACTCCACCAAACTGAGTttgttttataactttttttctttattttctggTTATACAGAACGGAGGAAATGCATTGAACCAGCTACAAGGAAGGGTAGGAATGTGGCTCACTACCGTAATGGGAAGTCTTGCTCTTCTGGCTATGACAGCCTAAATTTTCTATCTCTTTTGCTCTATCACCTATATATCCACTTGAAAAACTACATTTTTTCCCCATTGTATACCAACacattgattaaaaaataataatacatttttttctctattctTTGCGGAATATATGTTATTTCTAATCATatctaagaagaagaaagaaagcaaaaaaaaaacaaatcaaatttgaTCAGTAGTTGAATCCTTGGAGGTTTCTTTGCGGAAGTCATACTCAACAATGAGACCAAGATTGTCAACCAGCTTATGATGCTTAAGACATCCTCCACACTGCCACAGGAAGAACAAAAACTTTTAATAAGCTCTCTCAGGACAATTAAGCGAACATGTGGTGTGTACCTGGACAAAGACAAGGCCACGCTCATAAGCCAAACGGTTGATAAGCCGTTTAGTTCTCACTCCGCATGAGTTGCAACTGAACTCCACTTGCAAACTTCTCCTTGGCAGCTTAATATCTACAGAAGCAACCTGTCCCTGCAATAAACAAAGTCTCAGAGAGAAAGACACAAACACCATTTAAGACCAAACTGAAAGTGAGTTACCTCCTCTTCTGGGTTTAACTCGGAATCATCATCAGTGAGAGATCCAAAAACAGAAAACAACCGTTTCCTTCGCTTGCGTGCTCCCTCCTCTACCACTCGAACAGTTCTTGACCTGAAAGAAACATCAAAAAGGATGCAACTTTGGGAGATTTTCGTGACTCATCAAAGGAAAGAGTTAAGCTTTGGGACCTGTGTTGAAGAGCAGATACAGGGTTGTTTTGCTTGTAGGAGAGAAGATGCGGCTTGTGGAAATTGATTGGCTTTCG belongs to Brassica rapa cultivar Chiifu-401-42 chromosome A07, CAAS_Brap_v3.01, whole genome shotgun sequence and includes:
- the LOC103831286 gene encoding lysine-rich arabinogalactan protein 19, coding for MDSSLMSWSLLLAFALISPFSVNAQGPAASPATPTISTPPPTTTVPPPTTTALPPTTTVPPPTATVPPPTTTASPPTTVVPPVSATPPPATPTTPPPAVTPTSSPPAPKAAPVISPATPPPQPPQSPPVSAPTVSPPPAPASPPPASPPAPTSPPPAPASPPPALTPITLPPAPAPAKHKKKHKHKRHHHAPAPAPTPPSPPSPPVLTDSQDTAPAPSPFQNANGGNALNQLQGRVGMWLTTVMGSLALLAMTA
- the LOC103831284 gene encoding mitochondrial protein import protein ZIM17, translated to MANTVAGLSPVSAPIYSPITFNRKPINFHKPHLLSYKQNNPVSALQHRSRTVRVVEEGARKRRKRLFSVFGSLTDDDSELNPEEEGQVASVDIKLPRRSLQVEFSCNSCGVRTKRLINRLAYERGLVFVQCGGCLKHHKLVDNLGLIVEYDFRKETSKDSTTDQI